Proteins from a genomic interval of Hemicordylus capensis ecotype Gifberg chromosome 14, rHemCap1.1.pri, whole genome shotgun sequence:
- the RTN3 gene encoding reticulon-3 isoform X1, translated as MAEPATQSPYISSSAGGGSSEPGGRELKGAGSPQPCADSFVSSSQPVSLFSTSQAGTAPSPPPAAGKSASEVAIPPSPAFSASAEAHSENQRGTDCQRALSNAAPELVDGQKRTLVPGAREWSGLEAAVLESSGQEKSSSSSTGSKVLDSSPVVQAVSLEHSHLKGEVPIGGTASLRGSDQHFMDQTQKVVSGEESKLALLASPKGEPEHPPARVTHSHSTAPPALAGETVVEKDSPESPFEVIADKLEFDKEFRDVLTSGANDIGSNWVMHGERELLTDIPEDSVCEFRVKPRAGGRVPSGPGLSRQSSGTSAALEEVSRCVREMHSFTSELLNWDLIPKDLDDKPDNLASTVLPVSPIRDARGGLAGATNGKGTSGNASSPLQPLTISVHQKGRPVLEAEKKPAAVNQEPTAMKTSPTAVMELKADVCWPNPSLPEAADADSSGESDDTVIEDATADPLFQNESGSGSNSPPKLVASVKAEPGAISNSHRSSELQEPAHEDGAAFGTPECNWGFIDDFETLPARADGGSPAAEAPLPKLSAPCAVQELGTCEQDLLVKRPKMGGPSVAARGALPLESLKEAVCPDALTGESFMDFMKECLKAKGSESPEDPVETFSEAELKAARSQVLAPHSRQPPKATQDFEQEHLTIKALKEVGRKTEVERQPPALNKVSPPGGRQLGQSHDTLPDPPVQKSALEKRPLCLAQAVEVKLASASAGLGRLDALSEPARASSPEAPVPRALRKLLAQFSVRDLIFWRDVKKTGLVFSTTLILLLSLAAFSVISVVSYLILALLSVTISFRVYKSVIQAVQKSEEGHPFKAYLDVDVALSSEAFHNYVSSAMVHVNQALKLIMRLFLVEDLVDSLKLAVVMWLMTYVGAIFNGITLLILAELLVFSVPVVYEKYKTQIDHYVGIARDQIKSFTTKVQAKLPGVVKKKPE; from the exons ATTCCTTTGTTTCTTCCTCTCagcctgtctctctcttttcGACCTCACAAG CAGGGAcagctccatctcctcctcctgcggCTGGCAAGTCAGCTTCCGAGGTTGcgattcccccttcccctgccttctCTGCATCAGCTGAAGCACATTCCGAAAACCAAAGGGGGACAGACTGCCAGCGGGCACTCTCAAATGCAGCACCAGAGTTGGTGGATGGTCAAAAGCGCACTCTTGTCCCCGGGGCCAGGGAATGGTCAGGACTAGAGGCAGCGGTTCTAGAATCCTCTGGCCAAgagaaatcctcctcctcctcgaccgGATCCAAAGTTCTTGATTCCAGCCCAGTGGTTCAGGCTGTCTCCCTGGAGCACAGTCACTTGAAAGGAGAGGTCCCCATAGGTGGTACGGCCAGTCTGAGGGGAAGCGACCAACATTTCATGGACCAAACCCAAAAAGTAGTTTCCGGGGAAGAGTCAAAGCTGGCTTTGCTGGCCAGCCCCAAAGGAGAACCCGAGCACCCGCCAGCCAGGGTCACACATTCCCATTCCACTGCACCCCCTGCACTAGCCGGTGAGACGGTCGTGGAGAAAGATTCCCCTGAATCGCCATTTGAGGTCATTGCTGACAAACTGGAATTTGATAAGGAGTTCAGAGACGTCCTCACAAGCGGCGCCAACGACATTGGCAGCAACTGGGTCATGCACGGGGAACGGGAGCTGCTTACGGACATCCCGGAAGACAGTGTCTGTGAGTTCCGGGTGAAGCCCCGTGCCGGGGGCAGAGTTCCCTCGGGGCCTGGGCTCTCGCGCCAGTCTTCAGGCACAAGCGCGGCACTGGAGGAAGTGTCCAGATGTGTCCGCGAGATGCACAGCTTCACGAGCGAGCTGCTCAACTGGGATTTGATCCCCAAGGACCTGGATGACAAGCCTGACAACCTGGCGAGCACGGTCCTCCCCGTGTCACCTATCCGAGACGCCCGTGGAGGCCTTGCGGGGGCCACGAATGGCAAGGGGACGTCAGGCAACGCCTCCAGCCCTCTGCAACCGCTCACGATCAGCGTCCACCAAAAAGGCAGGCCCGTTCTGGAGGCGGAGAAGAAGCCGGCTGCTGTGAACCAAGAGCCGACTGCCATGAAAACGTCTCCCACTGCCGTCATGGAGTTGAAGGCTGATGTCTGCTGGCCGAATCCCAGCCTGCCTGAAGCGGCAGATGCCGACAGCTCTGGTGAGTCCGACGACACCGTCATAGAGGACGCCACAGCGGACCCACTCTTCCAAAATGagagcggcagcggcagcaactCGCCACCCAAACTGGTGGCCTCTGTCAAAGCCGAGCCCGGAGCTATAAGTAACAGCCACAGGTCTAGCGAGCTGCAGGAACCAGCCCATGAAGACGGGGCAGCTTTTGGGACCCCAGAGTGCAACTGGGGATTCATCGACGACTTTGAAACTCTCCCGGCCAGAGCAGATGGGGGGAGCCCTGCTGCTGAAGCTCCGCTTCCCAAACTGTCTGCTCCATGTGCAGTGCAGGAGCTGGGGACCTGTGAGCAGGACTTGCTGGTGAAACGCCCCAAGATGGGAGGCCCCAGTGTTGCCGCAAGGGGAGCCCTCCCTTTGGAGAGCTTGAAAGAGGCCGTGTGTCCAGACGCACTCACCGGCGAGAGCTTCATGGACTTCATGAAGGAGTGCTTGAAAGCCAAGGGGAGTGAGTCTCCCGAAGACCCCGTGGAGACGTTTTCGGAGGCCGAGCTGAAGGCGGCCCGGTCCCAGGTGCTGGCTCCACACTCTCGGCAGCCCCCCAAGGCCACCCAAGACTTTGAGCAAGAGCACCTCACCATCAAGGCCCTCAAAGAAGTGGGCAGGAAGACCGAGGTGGAGAGGCAGCCTCCTGCCCTGAACAAGGTGTCCCCGCCTGGAGGCAGGCAGCTGGGGCAGTCCCACGACACCCTGCCGGACCCCCCTGTGCAGAAGTCTGCCTTGGAGAAAAGgcccctctgcctggctcaggctGTGGAAGTGAAGTTGGCTTCTGCCTCTGCTGGCCTTGGCAGACTGGATGCTCTCAGTGAACCAGCCCGGGCCTCTTCTCCTGAGGCTCCCGTGCCACGCGCTCTAAGGAAGCTCCTGGCTCAGTTCTCAG TGCGTGACCTGATCTTCTGGCGGGATGTGAAGAAGACGGGCCTGGTTTTCAGCACCACGCTGATCCTGCTGCTCTCCTTGGCTGCTTTCAGTGTCATCAGCGTCGTCTCGTACCTCATCCTGGCACTCCTCTCGGTGACCATCAGCTTCCGGGTCTACAAGTCCGTCATCCAGGCTGTGCAGAAATCTGAAGAGGGGCATCCATTCAA aGCCTACCTGGATGTGGACGTGGCCCTCTCCTCGGAAGCATTCCACAACTACGTGAGCTCAGCCATGGTGCATGTCAACCAGGCCCTGAAACTCATCATGCGTCTCTTCCTGGTGGAGGACTTGGTGGATTCCCTGAAG CTGGCGGTCGTCATGTGGCTGATGACCTACGTCGGAGCCATCTTCAACGGGATCACCCTCCTCATCCTGG CGGAGTTGCTGGTTTTCAGTGTCCCGGTTGTGTATGAGAAATACAAG ACCCAGATCGACCATTACGTGGGGATCGCCCGGGATCAGATCAAGTCATTTACCACCAA ggTCCAAGCCAAACTTCCTGGAGTTGTGAAGAAAAAGCCAGAGTAA
- the RTN3 gene encoding reticulon-3 isoform X2: MAEPATQSPYISSSAGGGSSEPGGRELKGAGSPQPCADSFVSSSQPVSLFSTSQGTAPSPPPAAGKSASEVAIPPSPAFSASAEAHSENQRGTDCQRALSNAAPELVDGQKRTLVPGAREWSGLEAAVLESSGQEKSSSSSTGSKVLDSSPVVQAVSLEHSHLKGEVPIGGTASLRGSDQHFMDQTQKVVSGEESKLALLASPKGEPEHPPARVTHSHSTAPPALAGETVVEKDSPESPFEVIADKLEFDKEFRDVLTSGANDIGSNWVMHGERELLTDIPEDSVCEFRVKPRAGGRVPSGPGLSRQSSGTSAALEEVSRCVREMHSFTSELLNWDLIPKDLDDKPDNLASTVLPVSPIRDARGGLAGATNGKGTSGNASSPLQPLTISVHQKGRPVLEAEKKPAAVNQEPTAMKTSPTAVMELKADVCWPNPSLPEAADADSSGESDDTVIEDATADPLFQNESGSGSNSPPKLVASVKAEPGAISNSHRSSELQEPAHEDGAAFGTPECNWGFIDDFETLPARADGGSPAAEAPLPKLSAPCAVQELGTCEQDLLVKRPKMGGPSVAARGALPLESLKEAVCPDALTGESFMDFMKECLKAKGSESPEDPVETFSEAELKAARSQVLAPHSRQPPKATQDFEQEHLTIKALKEVGRKTEVERQPPALNKVSPPGGRQLGQSHDTLPDPPVQKSALEKRPLCLAQAVEVKLASASAGLGRLDALSEPARASSPEAPVPRALRKLLAQFSVRDLIFWRDVKKTGLVFSTTLILLLSLAAFSVISVVSYLILALLSVTISFRVYKSVIQAVQKSEEGHPFKAYLDVDVALSSEAFHNYVSSAMVHVNQALKLIMRLFLVEDLVDSLKLAVVMWLMTYVGAIFNGITLLILAELLVFSVPVVYEKYKTQIDHYVGIARDQIKSFTTKVQAKLPGVVKKKPE; this comes from the exons ATTCCTTTGTTTCTTCCTCTCagcctgtctctctcttttcGACCTCACAAG GGAcagctccatctcctcctcctgcggCTGGCAAGTCAGCTTCCGAGGTTGcgattcccccttcccctgccttctCTGCATCAGCTGAAGCACATTCCGAAAACCAAAGGGGGACAGACTGCCAGCGGGCACTCTCAAATGCAGCACCAGAGTTGGTGGATGGTCAAAAGCGCACTCTTGTCCCCGGGGCCAGGGAATGGTCAGGACTAGAGGCAGCGGTTCTAGAATCCTCTGGCCAAgagaaatcctcctcctcctcgaccgGATCCAAAGTTCTTGATTCCAGCCCAGTGGTTCAGGCTGTCTCCCTGGAGCACAGTCACTTGAAAGGAGAGGTCCCCATAGGTGGTACGGCCAGTCTGAGGGGAAGCGACCAACATTTCATGGACCAAACCCAAAAAGTAGTTTCCGGGGAAGAGTCAAAGCTGGCTTTGCTGGCCAGCCCCAAAGGAGAACCCGAGCACCCGCCAGCCAGGGTCACACATTCCCATTCCACTGCACCCCCTGCACTAGCCGGTGAGACGGTCGTGGAGAAAGATTCCCCTGAATCGCCATTTGAGGTCATTGCTGACAAACTGGAATTTGATAAGGAGTTCAGAGACGTCCTCACAAGCGGCGCCAACGACATTGGCAGCAACTGGGTCATGCACGGGGAACGGGAGCTGCTTACGGACATCCCGGAAGACAGTGTCTGTGAGTTCCGGGTGAAGCCCCGTGCCGGGGGCAGAGTTCCCTCGGGGCCTGGGCTCTCGCGCCAGTCTTCAGGCACAAGCGCGGCACTGGAGGAAGTGTCCAGATGTGTCCGCGAGATGCACAGCTTCACGAGCGAGCTGCTCAACTGGGATTTGATCCCCAAGGACCTGGATGACAAGCCTGACAACCTGGCGAGCACGGTCCTCCCCGTGTCACCTATCCGAGACGCCCGTGGAGGCCTTGCGGGGGCCACGAATGGCAAGGGGACGTCAGGCAACGCCTCCAGCCCTCTGCAACCGCTCACGATCAGCGTCCACCAAAAAGGCAGGCCCGTTCTGGAGGCGGAGAAGAAGCCGGCTGCTGTGAACCAAGAGCCGACTGCCATGAAAACGTCTCCCACTGCCGTCATGGAGTTGAAGGCTGATGTCTGCTGGCCGAATCCCAGCCTGCCTGAAGCGGCAGATGCCGACAGCTCTGGTGAGTCCGACGACACCGTCATAGAGGACGCCACAGCGGACCCACTCTTCCAAAATGagagcggcagcggcagcaactCGCCACCCAAACTGGTGGCCTCTGTCAAAGCCGAGCCCGGAGCTATAAGTAACAGCCACAGGTCTAGCGAGCTGCAGGAACCAGCCCATGAAGACGGGGCAGCTTTTGGGACCCCAGAGTGCAACTGGGGATTCATCGACGACTTTGAAACTCTCCCGGCCAGAGCAGATGGGGGGAGCCCTGCTGCTGAAGCTCCGCTTCCCAAACTGTCTGCTCCATGTGCAGTGCAGGAGCTGGGGACCTGTGAGCAGGACTTGCTGGTGAAACGCCCCAAGATGGGAGGCCCCAGTGTTGCCGCAAGGGGAGCCCTCCCTTTGGAGAGCTTGAAAGAGGCCGTGTGTCCAGACGCACTCACCGGCGAGAGCTTCATGGACTTCATGAAGGAGTGCTTGAAAGCCAAGGGGAGTGAGTCTCCCGAAGACCCCGTGGAGACGTTTTCGGAGGCCGAGCTGAAGGCGGCCCGGTCCCAGGTGCTGGCTCCACACTCTCGGCAGCCCCCCAAGGCCACCCAAGACTTTGAGCAAGAGCACCTCACCATCAAGGCCCTCAAAGAAGTGGGCAGGAAGACCGAGGTGGAGAGGCAGCCTCCTGCCCTGAACAAGGTGTCCCCGCCTGGAGGCAGGCAGCTGGGGCAGTCCCACGACACCCTGCCGGACCCCCCTGTGCAGAAGTCTGCCTTGGAGAAAAGgcccctctgcctggctcaggctGTGGAAGTGAAGTTGGCTTCTGCCTCTGCTGGCCTTGGCAGACTGGATGCTCTCAGTGAACCAGCCCGGGCCTCTTCTCCTGAGGCTCCCGTGCCACGCGCTCTAAGGAAGCTCCTGGCTCAGTTCTCAG TGCGTGACCTGATCTTCTGGCGGGATGTGAAGAAGACGGGCCTGGTTTTCAGCACCACGCTGATCCTGCTGCTCTCCTTGGCTGCTTTCAGTGTCATCAGCGTCGTCTCGTACCTCATCCTGGCACTCCTCTCGGTGACCATCAGCTTCCGGGTCTACAAGTCCGTCATCCAGGCTGTGCAGAAATCTGAAGAGGGGCATCCATTCAA aGCCTACCTGGATGTGGACGTGGCCCTCTCCTCGGAAGCATTCCACAACTACGTGAGCTCAGCCATGGTGCATGTCAACCAGGCCCTGAAACTCATCATGCGTCTCTTCCTGGTGGAGGACTTGGTGGATTCCCTGAAG CTGGCGGTCGTCATGTGGCTGATGACCTACGTCGGAGCCATCTTCAACGGGATCACCCTCCTCATCCTGG CGGAGTTGCTGGTTTTCAGTGTCCCGGTTGTGTATGAGAAATACAAG ACCCAGATCGACCATTACGTGGGGATCGCCCGGGATCAGATCAAGTCATTTACCACCAA ggTCCAAGCCAAACTTCCTGGAGTTGTGAAGAAAAAGCCAGAGTAA
- the ZFTA gene encoding zinc finger translocation-associated protein has translation MEPPGLAIKREPREPGESPFPEEASDSQNSSELSPGHPSQPAGNGLFQRSSKDPSVLLPGGRKYSDHCEERASRPGKSRIPGRDHRRYYHEHWRAEYLMDFNAARHGMICMVCGSSLATLKLSTIKRHIRQKHPYSLTWSAQEKEVIMNSWDAHLGLEAEADGVRDLGEASDGQQGEPGEFPPGGSRRRRRGPGPLSSRGGRRPSGLGLKATSAGEARSLERYLKESLQSWFQSEFLMDYDPQGNRLFCMMCGSSLPSLNLDDIKRHVMDAHPSSLGFSPAEKAAILEAWNSRTAVLAAEGEGPGETPVEVESDPAPQDLSMKEADPPLSPDGPAGEEGLEEPGPWDSEGSSPPAPARGRDHRRYFQEHWRVEYLMDYNGLRHGLVCMVCGSALATLKMSTIKRHIQQKHPDSTQLSHHVKALIVQEWSQKAARLADPEETLPETDAELDKGESQHAAKPPSSPGELQEDGATPAGEEEEEAATRLDPPQPSTEVASPAAGAPSRRGQHRNYQPRWRVEYLMDYDEQRHGLICMVCGGTLATLKVSTIKRHILQVHRFSLEYTALEKQTILEAYAESDQAPHPGQAASKAAATATAASLDANPPRDVKPNIPRTGKMAFGYNLSVCTV, from the exons ATGGAGCCCCCCGGGCTGGCCATCAAGCGGGAGCCCCGCGAGCCAG GAGAATCCCCGTTCCCAGAGGAAGCATCCGATTCTCAGAACAGCAGCGAGCTGAGCCCCGGGCACCCCTCGCAGCCTGCTGGAAATGGCCTCTTCCAGAGGAGCTCCAAGGACCCTTCTGTGCTCCTGCCCGGAGGGCGCAAGTACTCGGACCACTGCGAAGAACGGGCCTCGCGGCCCGGCAAGAGCCGGATCCCTGGGCGGGACCACCGCCGTTATTACCACGAGCACTGGAGGGCCGAGTACCTGATGGACTTCAACGCCGCCCGGCACGGCATGATCTGTATGGTGTGTGGGAGTTCGCTCGCCACCCTGAAGCTCAGCACCATCAAGAGGCACATCCGCCAGAAGCATCCCTACTCCCTGACCTGGAGCGCCCAGGAGAAGGAAGTGATCATGAACAGCTGGGACGCCCacctgggcctggaagcagaggccGACGGAGTCCGAGACCTGGGGGAAGCCTCCGACGGGCAGCAAGGGGAACCCG GAGAATTTCCGCCTGGCGGAAGCCGCAGGAGGAGACGTGGtccgggccccctctcctctcggGGGGGCCGCCGTCCGTCCGGGTTGGGCCTGAAAGCCACCTCGGCCGGGGAGGCCCGGAGTCTGGAGCGGTACCTGAAGGAGTCCCTGCAGAGCTGGTTCCAGTCGGAGTTCCTGATGGACTACGACCCGCAGGGCAACCGGCTCTTCTGCATGATGTGCGGCTCCTCCCTGCCCAGCCTCAACCTGGACGACATCAAGCGGCATGTGATGGATGCCCACCCCAGCTCCCTGGGCTTCAGCCCCGCCGAGAAGGCCGCCATCCTCGAGGCGTGGAACTCCCGCACAGCGGTGCTGGCCGCCGAGGGCGAGGGCCCAGGGGAGACACCCGTGG AGGTGGAGTCTGACCCCGCACCGCAGGACCTGAGCATGAAGGAAGCAGACCCGCCTCTGTCTCCGGACGGCCCCGCCGGCGAGGAAGGGCTGGAAGAGCCCGGCCCCTGGGACTCGGAGGGCAGCAGCCCGCCTGCCCCGGCCCGTGGCAGAGACCACCGGCGCTACTTCCAGGAGCACTGGCGGGTCGAGTACCTGATGGACTACAACGGGCTGCGGCACGGGCTGGTCTGCATGGTGTGCGGCAGTGCCCTGGCCACCCTCAAGATGAGCACCATCAAGAGGCACATCCAGCAGAAGCATCCGGACTCCACCCAGCTCAGCCACCACGTCAAGGCGCTCATCGTGCAGGAGTGGAGCCAGAAGGCCGCCCGCCTGGCAGATCCAGAGGAGACCCTGCCTGAGACGGACGCAGAGCTGGACAAGG GGGAATCCCAACATGCGGCCAAGCCACCCTCGTCCCCCGGGGAGCTTCAGGAGGACGGGGCGACACctgcaggagaagaggaggaagaggccgcAACCAGGCTCGATCCCCCACAGCCGTCAACGGAGGTGGCCTCTCCGGCGGCCGGAGCCCCCTCCCGGCGGGGCCAGCATCGGAACTACCAGCCGCGCTGGCGGGTGGAGTACCTGATGGATTATGACGAGCAGCGGCATGGCCTGATCTGCATGGTCTGTGGGGGCACGCTGGCAACCCTCAAGGTCAGCACAATCAAGCGGCATATCCTGCAGGTACACCGCTTCTCGCTGGAGTACACGGCCCTAGAGAAACAGACCATCCTCGAGGCATACGCCGAGAGCGACCAGGCCCCACATCCTGGGCAGGCAGCCTCTAaagccgctgccaccgccaccgccgccagccTTGACGCCAACCCTCCACGGGATGTCAAGCCCAACATCCCGCGCACAGGGAAAATGGCGTTTGGTTACAACCTGTCCGTGTGCACTGTGTAG